One part of the Thermococcus sp. JdF3 genome encodes these proteins:
- a CDS encoding ABC transporter ATP-binding protein, giving the protein MRLEVRVSFAYGEREVLKGVEFTAEMGELLAIIGPNGAGKSTLLKAMVGILRPRGSVRLDGRDLLSMRPPERARLITYVPQSSFPEFAFTIEEFVEMGAYATRGNVEAALKRVGLWERRKEPVTNLSGGEYQLALVARALAQGSGAILLDEPTSHLDINHALMVMELLKGLKEEKIIVAVLHDLNLALRYADRLVLLKEGEKYWEGKPGELKPETIEEVYGVRTRIAEVDGHRVLLAGI; this is encoded by the coding sequence ATGAGGCTGGAGGTTAGGGTTTCCTTCGCCTATGGCGAGAGGGAGGTCCTGAAGGGCGTCGAGTTCACGGCGGAGATGGGGGAGCTCCTCGCGATAATCGGGCCGAACGGTGCCGGAAAGAGCACCCTGCTGAAGGCCATGGTCGGGATTCTGAGACCGAGGGGGAGCGTGAGGCTCGACGGAAGGGACCTGCTCTCAATGAGGCCGCCGGAGAGGGCAAGGCTCATAACCTACGTCCCGCAGAGCTCCTTCCCCGAGTTCGCCTTCACCATCGAGGAGTTCGTTGAGATGGGTGCCTACGCAACCAGGGGCAACGTTGAGGCGGCTTTAAAGCGCGTCGGCCTCTGGGAGCGCAGGAAAGAGCCGGTTACGAACCTGAGCGGCGGCGAGTACCAGCTGGCCCTCGTGGCCAGGGCGCTTGCGCAGGGGAGCGGGGCAATACTCCTCGACGAGCCGACGAGTCACTTAGATATAAACCACGCCCTCATGGTGATGGAGCTGCTGAAGGGCCTCAAGGAGGAGAAGATAATCGTGGCCGTTCTCCACGACCTCAACCTGGCGCTCCGCTACGCGGACAGGCTGGTCCTCTTGAAGGAAGGAGAAAAGTACTGGGAGGGGAAGCCAGGGGAGCTGAAGCCGGAGACTATTGAGGAAGTCTACGGCGTGAGGACGAGGATAGCTGAGGTGGACGGCCACCGGGTTCTTCTAGCGGGGATTTGA
- the psmB gene encoding archaeal proteasome endopeptidase complex subunit beta has product METKKTGTTTVGIKARDGVVLAADTQASLDHMVETLNIRKIVPITDRIAITTAGSVGDVQALARMLEAEARYYQFTWNRPMSTKAMANLLSNILNENKWFPYLVQIIIGGYIEEPTLANLDPMGGLIFDDYTATGSGSPFAIAVLEDGFKKDMSVEEARELAIRAVRTAGRRDVYTGSRKVQVVVITKDGMKEEFVEFKG; this is encoded by the coding sequence ATGGAAACGAAGAAAACCGGCACCACCACCGTGGGAATAAAGGCCAGGGACGGTGTCGTTCTGGCCGCGGATACGCAGGCTTCCCTCGACCACATGGTCGAAACGCTGAACATCAGGAAGATAGTCCCAATCACCGACAGGATAGCGATAACCACCGCGGGAAGCGTCGGCGACGTGCAGGCCCTCGCGAGGATGCTCGAGGCGGAGGCGAGGTACTACCAGTTCACCTGGAACAGGCCCATGAGCACCAAGGCGATGGCCAACCTGCTCAGCAACATACTCAACGAGAACAAGTGGTTCCCCTACCTCGTCCAGATAATCATAGGGGGCTACATCGAGGAGCCAACCCTCGCCAACCTCGACCCGATGGGAGGGTTAATCTTCGACGACTACACGGCGACTGGCTCCGGCAGTCCCTTCGCCATAGCCGTCCTTGAGGACGGTTTCAAGAAGGACATGAGCGTCGAGGAGGCAAGGGAGCTCGCCATCAGGGCCGTCAGGACTGCCGGAAGGCGCGACGTCTACACCGGCAGCAGGAAGGTTCAGGTCGTCGTCATCACGAAGGACGGCATGAAGGAGGAGTTCGTTGAGTTCAAGGGGTGA
- the thrC gene encoding threonine synthase, with product MKLVCPICGKTYDEPVQRCECGEPVEFEPFTGEPYIGRTVWERFWDFWPVEPALELSLGEGDTPLVRSGLGEEFGVRLHLKNETVNPTWSFKDRGTFLAMSYALKAGYRAVGTVSTGNMAASVSAYASRFGLEAKILVSESAGDEKLKAVSVYGGEVIRVRGDYGKLYFESLKLGERLGVYFINSDNPFRIEGYKGIAFEIAEELSPDYVLIPTSSGGLFRGIAKGFIELHESGLIDGLPTIIAVQAEGCSPICRAFDEGRAKIERFESPKTVAKAIANPYPPSGNTVLRLMRDFDWKCMAVSDEEILEAQRKLAGEGLFVQPASATGIAALEKLDLPSGAKVVSILTGSGLKTLSTTGQGKVRECHLEGLENCIKNDS from the coding sequence GTGAAGCTCGTCTGCCCGATCTGCGGAAAAACCTACGACGAACCAGTTCAGAGGTGCGAGTGCGGCGAGCCGGTGGAGTTCGAGCCCTTCACAGGGGAGCCTTACATCGGAAGGACAGTCTGGGAACGCTTCTGGGACTTCTGGCCTGTCGAGCCGGCCCTTGAGCTTTCCCTCGGCGAGGGTGATACTCCGCTCGTGCGCTCAGGGCTTGGAGAGGAGTTTGGGGTCAGGCTCCACCTCAAGAACGAGACGGTGAACCCGACGTGGAGCTTCAAGGACAGGGGAACTTTTCTGGCGATGAGCTACGCCCTCAAGGCCGGTTACAGGGCGGTCGGAACGGTATCGACGGGCAACATGGCGGCGAGCGTCTCGGCCTATGCCTCCCGCTTTGGATTGGAGGCGAAAATACTCGTCTCAGAGAGCGCGGGCGACGAGAAGCTCAAAGCAGTTTCCGTCTACGGCGGGGAAGTTATAAGGGTTCGCGGCGACTATGGAAAGCTCTACTTCGAGAGCCTGAAGCTGGGGGAAAGGCTGGGCGTTTATTTCATCAACTCGGACAACCCCTTCAGGATAGAGGGCTACAAAGGCATAGCGTTCGAGATAGCCGAGGAACTGAGCCCGGACTACGTTCTAATCCCGACCAGCTCAGGCGGCCTTTTCCGCGGAATCGCCAAGGGCTTCATCGAGCTCCACGAGAGCGGGCTCATCGATGGGCTTCCAACCATTATCGCGGTTCAGGCCGAGGGCTGCTCACCGATATGCAGGGCTTTTGATGAGGGCAGGGCAAAAATCGAGCGCTTTGAGAGTCCCAAAACGGTAGCCAAGGCCATAGCCAACCCATATCCGCCGAGCGGGAACACGGTTCTGAGGCTCATGCGGGACTTCGACTGGAAATGTATGGCCGTTTCCGACGAGGAGATACTCGAAGCGCAGAGGAAGCTCGCCGGTGAAGGCCTCTTCGTCCAGCCGGCGAGTGCTACGGGTATAGCGGCGCTGGAGAAGCTCGACCTTCCAAGCGGAGCCAAGGTCGTCTCGATACTCACTGGCTCCGGGTTGAAGACTCTCTCGACGACAGGGCAGGGTAAGGTGAGGGAGTGTCATCTTGAAGGGCTGGAAAACTGCATCAAAAACGATTCATAA
- a CDS encoding cyclic 2,3-diphosphoglycerate synthase, which produces MAEKKKKRVLILGAAGRDFHNFNTFFRDNPDYEVVAFTATQIPDIEGRVYPPELAGELYPNGIPIWSEDDMEKIIREHDIDVVVFAYSDVPHEHVMHLASRAHSAGADFWLLGPKSTMLKSTKPVIAVTAVRTGCGKSQTSRKVAQILQEMGYKVVAIRHPMPYGDLRKQIVQRFASYEDLDRHECTIEEREEYEPYIDRGMVVYAGVDYEKILREAEKEADIILWDGGNNDFPFYEPDLWIVVTDPHRPGHELKYHPGETNFRAADVIIINKIDTANRDDIQKVRESIEKVNPNAVIIDGASPLYVDQPELIKGKRVLVVEDGPTLTHGGMKYGAGYIAAKKYGAAEIIDPRPYAVGSIIDTYKKYSHLDVILPAMGYGEKQIRELEETINRADADVVIMGTPIDLRRVMKLNKPAVRVRYELEEIGEPKLKDVLKEFVEKHVKKE; this is translated from the coding sequence ATGGCCGAAAAGAAGAAAAAGAGGGTTCTCATTTTGGGCGCCGCCGGAAGGGACTTCCACAACTTCAACACGTTCTTCAGGGACAACCCCGACTACGAGGTCGTTGCCTTCACCGCCACCCAGATCCCCGACATCGAGGGCAGGGTCTACCCGCCCGAGCTCGCCGGCGAGCTCTACCCGAACGGAATTCCAATCTGGAGCGAGGATGACATGGAGAAGATAATCAGGGAGCACGACATCGACGTCGTCGTCTTCGCATACTCCGACGTTCCGCACGAGCACGTCATGCACCTCGCCAGCAGGGCCCACTCAGCCGGTGCCGACTTCTGGCTCCTCGGCCCGAAGAGCACCATGCTGAAGAGCACCAAGCCGGTCATAGCCGTCACCGCCGTCAGAACCGGCTGTGGAAAGAGCCAGACCAGCAGGAAGGTCGCCCAGATCCTCCAGGAGATGGGCTACAAGGTCGTCGCCATCAGGCACCCAATGCCCTACGGCGACCTCAGGAAGCAGATCGTCCAGCGCTTCGCCAGCTACGAGGACCTCGACAGGCACGAGTGCACCATCGAGGAGCGCGAGGAGTACGAGCCCTACATCGACAGGGGCATGGTTGTCTATGCCGGCGTTGACTACGAGAAGATCCTTCGCGAGGCCGAGAAGGAGGCCGACATAATCCTCTGGGACGGCGGAAACAACGACTTCCCGTTCTACGAGCCGGACCTCTGGATAGTCGTTACCGACCCGCACAGGCCCGGCCACGAGCTCAAGTACCACCCAGGTGAGACCAACTTCCGCGCCGCTGACGTCATAATCATCAACAAGATAGACACCGCCAACAGGGACGACATTCAGAAGGTCCGCGAGAGCATCGAGAAGGTCAACCCGAACGCCGTCATCATCGACGGTGCCTCACCGCTCTACGTCGACCAGCCGGAGCTCATCAAGGGCAAGCGCGTTCTCGTCGTCGAGGACGGCCCAACCCTCACCCACGGTGGCATGAAGTATGGTGCCGGATACATCGCCGCCAAGAAGTACGGCGCGGCCGAGATAATCGACCCGAGGCCCTACGCCGTCGGCTCGATCATCGACACCTACAAGAAGTACAGCCACCTCGACGTCATCCTGCCGGCCATGGGCTACGGCGAGAAGCAGATCAGGGAGCTTGAGGAGACCATCAACCGCGCAGATGCAGACGTCGTCATCATGGGTACCCCCATCGACCTCCGCCGCGTCATGAAGCTCAACAAGCCGGCCGTCAGGGTCAGGTACGAGCTCGAGGAGATCGGCGAGCCGAAGCTCAAGGACGTCCTCAAGGAGTTCGTCGAGAAGCACGTCAAGAAGGAGTGA
- a CDS encoding iron ABC transporter permease, whose translation MRKWLPALALLSTAALFLGVYVGSVGISPSDVTASIAYGIKSTLSHFTQTNPGEKPRYFVIIWELRLPRVLLAYLVGLSLASAGVASQALFRNPLADPYIIGVSAGAGIGAALGAIYAPSHMGSLALASALLSVFIVYSVSRVDGHVPVDTLLLAGIAYGFLASAVTWYLIISQGERAHVTWMWLMGTFNGASWGDVGGMFIVSALGTGFLIWKWRELNLILLGEESIALGLDLHLYRKLFIGAIAVLTAFAVSTAGIIGFIGLVSPHVMRLLLGPNHKSLTPASALFGGVLLVFADLLARTVAKPTELPVGIITALMGAPFFLYLLMKHKRGELYS comes from the coding sequence ATGAGGAAATGGCTCCCCGCACTGGCACTGCTCTCAACAGCCGCACTGTTCCTGGGGGTCTACGTGGGCTCCGTGGGCATAAGCCCGTCCGACGTCACCGCCAGTATAGCCTACGGAATAAAATCGACGCTCTCTCACTTCACCCAGACCAATCCAGGTGAAAAGCCGCGGTACTTCGTGATAATATGGGAGCTCCGCCTCCCGAGGGTTCTACTGGCCTACCTGGTCGGGCTCTCCCTCGCCTCAGCGGGCGTCGCTTCCCAGGCCCTCTTCAGGAACCCCCTGGCTGACCCCTACATCATCGGTGTTAGTGCCGGCGCCGGAATCGGGGCCGCGCTGGGTGCCATCTACGCCCCCTCGCACATGGGCTCCCTTGCCCTCGCCTCCGCCCTGCTCTCGGTCTTCATAGTTTACTCCGTCTCAAGGGTCGATGGCCACGTCCCCGTTGACACCCTCCTCCTGGCGGGAATAGCATACGGTTTTCTGGCGAGCGCGGTAACGTGGTACCTCATCATCAGCCAGGGCGAGAGGGCGCACGTCACCTGGATGTGGCTCATGGGAACGTTCAACGGTGCCAGCTGGGGCGACGTTGGTGGGATGTTCATCGTCTCCGCCCTGGGGACGGGCTTCCTGATATGGAAGTGGCGCGAGCTGAACCTCATCCTCCTGGGCGAGGAAAGCATAGCACTTGGCCTCGACCTGCACCTCTACAGAAAGCTCTTCATCGGAGCGATAGCAGTTCTAACGGCCTTCGCCGTCTCAACCGCAGGAATAATCGGCTTCATCGGCCTCGTCAGTCCACACGTGATGCGTCTCCTTCTCGGCCCGAACCACAAAAGTCTGACCCCCGCGAGCGCCCTCTTCGGAGGCGTTCTCCTCGTCTTCGCAGACCTGCTCGCCAGAACCGTCGCAAAGCCGACAGAACTGCCGGTGGGCATCATAACCGCCCTGATGGGGGCGCCCTTCTTCCTGTACCTTCTGATGAAGCACAAGAGGGGTGAGCTGTACTCATGA
- a CDS encoding secondary thiamine-phosphate synthase enzyme YjbQ, whose protein sequence is MTVLTRELRFQTKGEIDLIDITREVERIVEESGIENGQVLVFVPGATGAVVTIEHESGLLEDFKRALEELIPKGKGYLHDRIDDNAHSHLRATLLGASECFPVVDGRLVRGTWQQIFFVELDVIPRHRRVIVQVVGE, encoded by the coding sequence ATGACGGTTCTCACGAGGGAACTGAGGTTTCAAACGAAGGGGGAGATTGACCTCATCGACATAACCCGTGAGGTGGAGAGAATCGTTGAGGAATCCGGGATCGAGAACGGCCAGGTTCTGGTCTTCGTTCCCGGCGCCACCGGCGCGGTAGTCACGATAGAGCATGAGTCCGGCCTTCTGGAGGACTTCAAGAGAGCACTTGAGGAGCTTATACCTAAAGGCAAGGGTTACCTCCACGATAGAATAGACGACAACGCCCACAGCCACCTCCGCGCTACGCTCCTTGGCGCGAGCGAGTGCTTCCCCGTCGTTGACGGCAGGCTCGTGAGGGGCACGTGGCAGCAGATTTTCTTCGTCGAGCTGGACGTGATACCGAGGCACAGGCGGGTCATCGTTCAGGTGGTTGGGGAGTGA
- a CDS encoding PLDc N-terminal domain-containing protein has product MNELVMFSAVWVLGMILMALQLLALVWVIYDVLTKQKKMSNLEKILWIVLAFLFTILGALVYYLLVKRTGKYEEKPEEITSRDEPIVY; this is encoded by the coding sequence ATGAATGAGCTCGTGATGTTCAGTGCGGTATGGGTTCTCGGCATGATACTCATGGCCCTCCAGCTGCTGGCCCTCGTGTGGGTCATCTACGACGTCCTCACAAAGCAGAAGAAGATGTCGAACCTGGAGAAGATTTTGTGGATAGTCCTGGCGTTCCTTTTCACGATACTGGGGGCGCTGGTGTACTACCTGCTCGTCAAGAGGACGGGCAAGTACGAGGAGAAGCCCGAAGAAATCACCAGCCGCGATGAACCCATCGTCTACTGA
- the endA gene encoding tRNA-intron lyase — protein MKEPIIFQLSGDRVFSEREKAINQFYNKRYFGEVVNGKLFLSLIEAAYLMEKGKIRVFDGDRELSFRELVELGRKRDDQFDIKLLVYTDLRDRGYTVKSALKFGSHFRVYRRGMDEHSQWLIWVVPENLRFSPNDITARVRVAHGVRKNMVMAVVDEDNDVVYYKIEWVKF, from the coding sequence TTGAAGGAACCGATAATCTTTCAGCTCAGCGGTGACAGGGTCTTCAGCGAGCGCGAGAAGGCGATAAACCAGTTCTACAACAAGCGCTATTTCGGGGAGGTCGTGAACGGGAAGCTCTTCCTGTCTCTCATAGAGGCCGCCTACCTGATGGAAAAGGGAAAGATAAGGGTCTTCGACGGTGACAGGGAACTCTCCTTCCGCGAGCTGGTTGAGCTCGGCAGGAAGCGCGATGACCAGTTCGACATAAAGCTCCTCGTCTACACCGACCTGCGCGACAGGGGCTACACGGTGAAGTCCGCCCTCAAGTTCGGCTCCCATTTCCGCGTTTACAGGCGGGGAATGGACGAGCACTCCCAGTGGCTGATATGGGTTGTCCCGGAGAACCTTCGCTTCAGTCCAAACGACATTACCGCCCGCGTCCGTGTCGCCCACGGCGTCAGGAAGAACATGGTGATGGCCGTCGTCGATGAGGACAACGACGTCGTGTACTACAAGATCGAGTGGGTGAAGTTTTAA
- a CDS encoding DUF4157 domain-containing protein, which produces MKNLPEKIAVLGLIALLVSALYAAERLTVNSSAVLGEVNEILDQVQEIRNLTFKERPRIVVLTKEEALARWRPGKADMERMKTEELTYKMTLLLPPGYQYIRKETERSANWIAATVGDTIYIIQENFASNPDTARRTIAHESVHVLQKQWFNAKYGADTYDGTIAIQSLIEGDADLVADIYCERNGIPIHKIRSLSGEPLTDLHIFPYVFGDRFVRYLYEKGGWELVNEAYSRYPVSAQQVMHPELYLKNVTPLNVTLDAPPNSRVLKEDRLGEYYVYLLLRDVAKLDNETAWNVSSSWRGDKLLLTQNASGYLLQWMVVFSKPEAARTFEETLSRLAEGNTYANYTIRIDGSSVLLIAERRE; this is translated from the coding sequence ATGAAGAATCTCCCAGAGAAGATTGCAGTTCTCGGGCTGATAGCCCTGCTCGTCTCGGCGCTCTACGCAGCGGAGAGACTGACCGTCAATTCGAGCGCTGTTCTGGGAGAGGTAAACGAAATACTTGACCAGGTTCAGGAAATAAGGAATCTCACCTTCAAGGAGAGGCCGAGGATAGTGGTTCTCACAAAGGAGGAGGCCCTGGCCAGGTGGAGGCCCGGCAAGGCGGACATGGAGAGGATGAAAACAGAGGAGCTAACTTACAAGATGACCCTCCTCCTTCCGCCGGGCTACCAGTACATACGAAAGGAAACCGAGCGGAGCGCCAACTGGATAGCGGCCACCGTGGGGGATACGATATACATCATCCAGGAGAACTTCGCCTCGAACCCCGACACCGCCAGGAGGACGATAGCTCATGAAAGCGTTCACGTGCTCCAGAAGCAGTGGTTCAACGCGAAGTACGGGGCAGACACCTACGACGGCACCATAGCGATTCAGTCCCTCATTGAAGGGGACGCCGACCTCGTCGCGGACATCTACTGCGAGAGGAACGGGATTCCGATACACAAGATACGCTCCCTGAGCGGGGAGCCATTGACCGACCTCCACATCTTCCCCTACGTCTTCGGCGACCGCTTCGTGAGGTACCTCTACGAGAAAGGCGGCTGGGAGCTCGTTAACGAGGCCTACAGCCGCTATCCCGTCTCGGCCCAGCAGGTCATGCACCCCGAGCTCTACCTCAAGAACGTCACCCCACTCAACGTTACCCTCGATGCACCGCCGAACTCGCGCGTCCTCAAGGAAGACAGGCTCGGCGAGTACTACGTCTACCTCCTCCTCAGGGACGTTGCGAAGCTTGACAACGAGACGGCCTGGAACGTTTCGAGCTCCTGGAGGGGCGACAAACTGCTATTGACTCAAAACGCGAGCGGTTACCTGCTCCAGTGGATGGTCGTCTTCTCAAAGCCTGAAGCGGCCAGGACTTTCGAGGAGACCCTCTCCAGGCTCGCGGAGGGCAACACCTACGCGAACTACACGATAAGGATTGATGGAAGCTCCGTTCTCCTGATCGCCGAAAGGAGGGAGTGA
- the rimI gene encoding ribosomal protein S18-alanine N-acetyltransferase, which translates to MSVSIRQFGGRVPLAMVAIRPARLFDIPDVMRIERESFREDYPRGVFLVFLENNPDTFLVAEYNGRVIGYVMGYLRPDLEGHIMSIAVDPAYRGNGIGSALLTEVIERLINKGARYIGLEVRVSNEKAIKLYERLGFRKIKRIIGYYADGEDAYYMLMPADEWGGRN; encoded by the coding sequence ATGAGCGTCTCCATCCGTCAGTTTGGGGGGAGGGTCCCACTAGCCATGGTGGCTATAAGGCCGGCCAGGCTCTTCGATATCCCCGATGTCATGAGGATAGAGCGCGAGTCCTTCAGGGAGGACTACCCAAGGGGTGTCTTCCTGGTTTTCCTGGAAAACAACCCGGACACCTTTTTGGTCGCCGAGTACAACGGAAGGGTCATCGGCTACGTCATGGGTTACCTCAGACCGGACCTTGAGGGCCACATCATGAGCATAGCCGTCGATCCGGCGTACCGGGGCAACGGCATAGGCTCCGCCCTTCTCACCGAGGTCATCGAAAGGCTCATAAACAAGGGGGCCCGCTACATAGGCCTGGAGGTTCGCGTCAGCAACGAAAAGGCCATAAAGCTATATGAACGTCTTGGCTTCAGGAAAATAAAGAGGATAATCGGTTACTACGCCGACGGCGAGGATGCGTACTACATGCTCATGCCTGCCGACGAGTGGGGTGGAAGGAATTGA
- a CDS encoding extradiol dioxygenase: MLIGAAMMPHGNPVLEPPDEETRKLAGVLRRIGEEFGKADSYVLISPHNARMSDHLGVVMAEHLVSWLGFEGKELPGEWETDVELAEKIYRAEKDAQMPVVDLNFASLKGQYSRWPLSWGELIPLQFLERKPLVLVTPTRGVSRETLIKFGEVLGEVIEEEEKRVALIVSADHGHAHDPNGPYGYRKESGEYDRLIMELIKENRLDELPSVPEELVRNALVDSYWQMLIMLGAMRKAEFELKSSAYACPTYFGMAGALWVRK; the protein is encoded by the coding sequence ATGCTGATCGGAGCCGCGATGATGCCCCACGGGAACCCAGTTCTTGAGCCCCCAGACGAGGAAACGCGGAAGCTGGCAGGGGTTCTGAGGAGAATCGGCGAGGAGTTCGGGAAAGCTGATTCCTACGTCCTGATAAGCCCGCACAACGCGAGGATGAGCGACCACCTCGGGGTTGTAATGGCGGAGCATCTCGTCTCGTGGCTCGGCTTCGAGGGGAAGGAGCTCCCCGGCGAATGGGAGACCGACGTTGAGCTGGCCGAAAAAATCTACCGCGCGGAGAAAGATGCCCAAATGCCCGTCGTTGACCTGAACTTCGCCTCCCTCAAAGGGCAGTATTCAAGGTGGCCCCTGAGCTGGGGGGAGCTGATCCCGCTCCAGTTCCTTGAGAGGAAACCTCTGGTCCTCGTGACACCCACAAGGGGAGTGTCGAGGGAGACCCTCATAAAGTTCGGCGAGGTCCTCGGGGAGGTCATTGAAGAAGAGGAAAAAAGGGTCGCGCTGATAGTCAGCGCAGACCACGGACACGCCCACGATCCGAACGGACCCTACGGCTACAGAAAGGAGAGCGGGGAGTACGACAGACTGATAATGGAGCTGATTAAAGAGAACCGCCTCGATGAGCTCCCCAGCGTTCCGGAGGAGCTCGTGAGGAACGCCCTTGTGGACAGCTACTGGCAGATGTTGATAATGCTCGGCGCGATGAGAAAGGCTGAATTCGAACTGAAAAGCTCCGCCTACGCATGTCCTACCTACTTCGGCATGGCGGGGGCGCTGTGGGTGCGAAAGTAG
- a CDS encoding ATP-binding protein — translation MISLREITEEYVGSLRFVEEIEREVPLPAGSDIKAIIGPRRVGKTFLLLKRVEELRERENVLYVPFDEPELRGLGAREFAEMVRAEFPEGRVTLLLDEVQEWEDWDVKLRWLHDVKDFDIYVSGSSSALMSSEIPSRLRGRHVSRLVLPLSFREVAGKKPGTFRERGRVRNLMGDYLRWGGFPEVWRSRSREKIISILETMFYRDMVERFAFRDVREFREAFYHILSLYGGYFTYRSLQRALRGLGVDANVKTVMNYLRAMEEAFLVFQLPLFAPSTRTIMRSPRKLYLVDTAFANLFFKGLEEGRRIENIVFIELLREKSYWRPEIELSYYSDGDVEVDFVVRAGGRVQELVQVTYELNASNYGREVLGLVKAGKRLGAERLTLVTLDSDETIREGGKTVQVTPLWRFLLRERQSLSQAAPCSS, via the coding sequence ATGATCTCGCTGAGGGAAATAACCGAGGAGTACGTGGGCTCTCTCCGGTTCGTCGAGGAGATAGAGAGGGAAGTCCCCCTACCGGCGGGCAGCGACATTAAGGCCATCATAGGGCCAAGGAGGGTGGGCAAGACCTTCCTGCTACTCAAGAGGGTCGAGGAGCTGAGGGAAAGAGAGAACGTCCTGTACGTCCCCTTTGACGAACCCGAGCTCAGGGGGCTGGGCGCCAGGGAGTTCGCCGAGATGGTAAGGGCCGAGTTCCCAGAGGGGAGGGTCACGCTCCTCCTGGATGAGGTTCAGGAGTGGGAGGACTGGGACGTCAAGCTGAGGTGGCTCCACGACGTCAAGGACTTCGACATCTACGTCTCGGGCTCCTCCTCTGCCCTGATGTCCTCGGAGATTCCCAGCAGGCTCAGGGGAAGGCACGTCTCAAGGCTCGTGCTCCCGCTGTCATTCAGGGAGGTAGCTGGGAAAAAACCCGGAACGTTCAGGGAGAGGGGGAGGGTGAGGAACCTCATGGGGGACTACCTCCGGTGGGGCGGGTTCCCCGAGGTGTGGAGATCGAGGTCGAGGGAGAAGATAATCTCGATCCTGGAGACGATGTTCTACAGGGACATGGTGGAGCGCTTTGCCTTCCGGGACGTCAGGGAGTTCCGGGAGGCGTTCTACCACATACTATCGCTTTACGGGGGTTACTTCACCTACCGCTCCCTCCAGAGGGCCCTCAGGGGACTGGGCGTTGATGCCAACGTGAAGACCGTCATGAACTACCTCCGGGCAATGGAAGAGGCCTTCCTCGTCTTTCAGCTCCCGCTGTTCGCTCCCTCGACGAGAACCATCATGAGAAGCCCGCGCAAGCTCTACCTCGTGGACACGGCCTTCGCCAACCTCTTTTTCAAGGGGCTGGAGGAGGGCAGGAGGATTGAAAACATCGTCTTCATTGAGCTCCTGAGGGAGAAGAGCTACTGGAGGCCGGAGATCGAGCTGTCCTACTACTCGGATGGAGACGTCGAAGTGGACTTCGTCGTGAGGGCCGGGGGGAGAGTGCAGGAGCTGGTCCAGGTCACCTACGAGCTGAACGCCTCGAACTACGGGAGGGAAGTTCTCGGCCTCGTGAAGGCAGGGAAAAGACTGGGCGCTGAGAGATTGACCCTCGTCACCCTCGACTCCGACGAGACCATCAGGGAGGGCGGAAAAACGGTGCAGGTAACGCCCCTGTGGAGGTTCCTCCTCAGAGAACGTCAAAGCTTATCTCAAGCAGCCCCTTGCTCTTCCTGA
- a CDS encoding alanyl-tRNA editing protein, producing MSSVEVRTHTALHVVKGAVVKVLGEGAKWTASTYVDGNHGRLTVKFGRKPTPEEIAEIERLANGKVRENVPIGVYELPREEAEKRFGEDMYDLFPIPPEVKTLKVVVIENWNVNACREEHTKTTGEIGEIKIRKVRFRKSKGLLEISFDVL from the coding sequence ATGTCGTCGGTTGAGGTTAGAACTCACACGGCCCTGCACGTCGTTAAGGGGGCGGTCGTTAAGGTTCTCGGCGAGGGGGCGAAGTGGACCGCCTCAACTTACGTTGACGGGAACCACGGGAGGCTGACGGTCAAATTTGGGCGAAAGCCAACGCCTGAAGAAATCGCCGAGATAGAGCGCCTCGCCAACGGGAAGGTGAGGGAGAACGTTCCCATCGGGGTCTATGAGCTGCCCAGGGAGGAGGCTGAAAAGCGCTTCGGCGAGGATATGTACGACCTCTTTCCAATCCCGCCGGAGGTTAAAACGCTGAAGGTGGTCGTCATCGAGAACTGGAACGTGAACGCCTGCAGGGAGGAGCACACGAAAACCACTGGCGAGATAGGGGAGATAAAAATCAGGAAGGTTCGCTTCAGGAAGAGCAAGGGGCTGCTTGAGATAAGCTTTGACGTTCTCTGA